A portion of the Barnesiella propionica genome contains these proteins:
- a CDS encoding bifunctional 3,4-dihydroxy-2-butanone-4-phosphate synthase/GTP cyclohydrolase II — MDNSVLKTIEEAIEDFREGKFVIVVDDEDRENEGDFIIAAEKITTEKVNFMLKYGRGVLCAPITEERCKELDLDMQVAANTSIHETPFTITIDRLGAGCTTGVSMHDRAVTIKSLADTSMTPEDFGRPGHINPLRARSRGVLARSGHTEAAVDLARLAGLYPAAALIEIINEDGTMARMPQLEEIAEKFGIRIITIKDLIAYRLELESVVERGPEVDMPTQYGHFKLIPFRQISNGLEHIALIKGEWEPDEPVLVRVHSSCMTGDIFGSMRCECGEQLHEAMKAIEKEGKGAIVYMNQEGRGIGLMNKMKAYKLQEGGLDTVDANLHLGFKADERDYGVGASILREIGARKIRLMTNNPIKRIGLEGYGIQIVENIPIEIAPNPYNEFYMHTKKERMGHELHNVD; from the coding sequence ATGGATAACAGTGTTTTAAAGACCATAGAAGAAGCGATCGAAGATTTCCGCGAAGGAAAATTCGTAATAGTTGTCGACGATGAAGACCGTGAGAATGAAGGAGATTTTATTATTGCCGCCGAAAAGATCACGACGGAAAAAGTAAACTTCATGCTTAAATACGGGCGTGGTGTCCTTTGTGCCCCCATTACCGAAGAACGCTGTAAAGAACTGGACCTGGATATGCAGGTTGCAGCCAACACTTCTATTCATGAAACTCCCTTTACCATTACGATAGACCGCCTCGGAGCTGGTTGTACGACAGGTGTATCGATGCATGACAGGGCTGTAACCATAAAGTCTCTGGCGGACACATCCATGACTCCCGAAGATTTTGGAAGACCAGGACATATCAATCCGCTTCGTGCACGTTCCCGGGGCGTACTGGCGCGCTCGGGACATACCGAAGCTGCTGTAGACCTGGCACGCCTGGCCGGTTTATATCCAGCCGCAGCCCTCATAGAAATCATAAACGAAGACGGAACCATGGCACGCATGCCTCAATTGGAAGAAATCGCCGAAAAATTCGGAATACGCATCATAACAATAAAAGACCTTATCGCCTACCGTCTGGAACTAGAGTCGGTAGTAGAACGAGGTCCCGAAGTGGATATGCCTACTCAGTACGGACATTTTAAACTCATCCCTTTCCGGCAAATATCCAACGGGCTGGAACACATTGCCCTCATTAAAGGAGAATGGGAACCGGACGAACCGGTACTGGTACGCGTGCATTCTTCCTGTATGACCGGGGACATCTTCGGTTCCATGAGATGCGAATGCGGTGAACAGTTGCACGAAGCCATGAAAGCTATCGAAAAAGAAGGTAAGGGAGCTATCGTATATATGAACCAGGAAGGACGCGGTATAGGACTTATGAATAAAATGAAAGCCTATAAACTCCAGGAAGGAGGATTAGATACAGTAGACGCAAACCTGCATTTGGGATTCAAGGCAGATGAACGGGATTACGGTGTAGGAGCCAGTATTCTTCGTGAAATAGGCGCCCGGAAAATACGGCTTATGACAAATAATCCCATAAAACGTATAGGGCTGGAAGGGTACGGTATTCAGATCGTAGAGAATATTCCCATCGAAATAGCACCGAATCCGTATAACGAGTTCTACATGCATACTAAAAAAGAGCGCATGGGACATGAATTGCATAATGTAGATTAA